The genomic region GGGTGGGAAAAGGAAAACTTTAATGAACTAATCACAGCACAAGTAAATTTAATTATAACTCCCTATCCTAAAATAAAAGTAAAGAGCGATAAAACAGAGGTTAGACCACGGGAGAGCCTTAGTTTGACTGTTATTAACGATCGCTTACACGACATAACGTTTTCTGATAGCACATTGGGAATGAAAGTATATATTAAAGATGACGATGAATGGATGCAAATACCATCTCCTTTATACAGTGATGGTATAGAGTTAACCTTAAGTCCAGGGCAGATATATGAGCTTGACATACCACCTCTTAGGGCAAGTGGGAGGTATAGATTTATGTTTTATGGCGTTGACTCAGAAGATGCTGTGATAACAGGTGAAAAAGAAATTACTGTTATCAGAAGATAATAAGAAAAAGGGTTGTCTTCTTAAGAAAATACTCTTAAGAGACAACCCTTTTTAGTTAAAAAAGCGGTTTACTATACTAAATATAAATGCCAAAATCCCGCTGGCTACTAACGGCCCTACAGCAACACCTTGAAAAAAAGAAACCCCGATTATCGTTCCGCCTATTAGGGCAGGGACTAAGTCAGGACGAGTATCCATCATGTTAACACCTTCTCTAGCTAAGTAAGTGGCGAAGCAACCCATCAACAAAGCGGTGATTCCAACTGGAGTTTTTATGTTGGAATAAATCTCAGAAATAGAAACCTTTCCAGAGGCAAAGGGTGCCAAAATTGCTGCAGTTAAAAAAATTATCGACCATTTAAGACCTTGCTCATCTAACCATTCGATGGCGCTATTAAGCCGGAGTAGTTTTAGAACTAGCAATATGGCAACTGCATAAGCAACTGACTGATTCTGGGTAAAAACTGCCAATGCCATGATGGCAATTAAAATAAGCATTCCTTCTCCAAACATTAACACAGCCTCCTTATTGCCAATTTTTAATGCGTCGTTTTAATACAGCTATAAGCGGCACACCCAGTCCCAATATAATGATGGCTTGGCTTATAAATATGGACAAAACAG from Proteinivorax hydrogeniformans harbors:
- a CDS encoding DUF441 domain-containing protein encodes the protein MFGEGMLILIAIMALAVFTQNQSVAYAVAILLVLKLLRLNSAIEWLDEQGLKWSIIFLTAAILAPFASGKVSISEIYSNIKTPVGITALLMGCFATYLAREGVNMMDTRPDLVPALIGGTIIGVSFFQGVAVGPLVASGILAFIFSIVNRFFN